In Roseiconus lacunae, a genomic segment contains:
- a CDS encoding tetratricopeptide repeat protein — translation MGTKLGLFVLLVLFVGVSVFAQPPTEDQTRLAEEAFEALRELKFDEAASAAEKLAASQPKSMQQTSYAADVLLRSGRIEPAIELFDETIKMRPFIKPHLWQRGIALYFDKKFDEGAEQFEIHREVNPNDVENAAWHFLCVAKSKSPQEAKKLLLPAPGDPRIPMKEILQLLDDGDMDPVIERMESVDVKTSGGRSARFYGHLYLGLYADAVGDLPKARQHLKQSVEFAPKNYMGDVARVYSNHLAPTPGPSEPNASKEDPENE, via the coding sequence ATGGGTACAAAGTTGGGGCTGTTTGTCTTATTGGTTCTTTTCGTCGGCGTGTCAGTATTTGCCCAGCCGCCGACGGAAGATCAAACTCGCTTAGCCGAAGAGGCTTTCGAAGCCCTCCGCGAGCTGAAGTTCGATGAAGCGGCCAGTGCCGCCGAAAAATTAGCCGCGTCCCAACCGAAGTCCATGCAGCAAACAAGCTATGCGGCCGACGTGCTACTGCGAAGCGGAAGAATCGAACCGGCGATTGAGCTGTTCGACGAAACGATCAAGATGCGGCCCTTCATCAAGCCTCATCTTTGGCAACGGGGGATCGCCTTGTACTTTGACAAAAAATTTGACGAAGGTGCCGAGCAGTTTGAAATCCATCGAGAGGTGAATCCGAACGACGTCGAAAACGCAGCTTGGCATTTTCTTTGTGTGGCGAAATCCAAGTCGCCGCAAGAAGCAAAAAAGCTATTGCTTCCCGCACCCGGTGACCCGCGAATCCCAATGAAAGAAATCTTGCAGTTGCTTGATGACGGGGATATGGACCCGGTGATTGAACGAATGGAGTCCGTCGATGTTAAAACTTCGGGTGGGCGTTCGGCTCGGTTCTATGGTCATCTCTACCTGGGGCTCTATGCCGATGCCGTTGGCGATCTACCCAAAGCTCGCCAACACTTAAAGCAGTCCGTTGAATTTGCCCCTAAGAATTACATGGGCGATGTCGCCCGGGTTTATTCAAACCATCTTGCTCCAACGCCAGGGCCGTCAGAACCAAACGCGTCCAAAGAAGATCCCGAAAACGAATAG
- a CDS encoding aminotransferase class I/II-fold pyridoxal phosphate-dependent enzyme — translation MDFQQYFGNEIPPTDHYVSILEHWAGLRPDSVAFIFTDVEEFEVKITHAQLWREVRALAGHLQSRCRIRPGDRVLLLYPPGLDFIVGFFACHAAGAVAVPAFPPRRNRKASRIRSIVVDAGAKWALTTNLQAEQIGGNDRPDDLMGVQILGTDDPACRNLDAYRRPTIDGDTLAVLQYTSGSTGSPKGVMLTQRNLLANAELIWHAFEPRAKSIGISWLPTYHDMGLVGGILVPLFIGCNNVLLSPMTFLQRPSRWLRAISKYGGTITGGPNFAYQLCVDKISESEMEGLDLSSLQIAFNGAEPIRAATLDAFRRKFEPYGFDPAASLPCYGMAETTLIVTGGPTNPRPILESFDRSELDHKRVVPLKDGDAAARKLVGCGEVLPSETVLIVDPETRDVLAPDEIGEIWVSSPSVGAGYYGRKEATERTFHAMTSAGEGPYLRTGDLGFLYNGQLYVSGRLKDMIVVRGVNRYPQDIEETVERASDVVQAGAVAAFAMDQDGREQLAIVAEVARLRDIDWDSQIQAIRRAVTDEHELPPDAVFLVRNSSVPKTSSGKIQRHACLHAVRDNELKLIAKWVRWEESSGGSFASADARPMMQAASASASSVSEADVNPLIVQAIQYHVRSVAGERAKQLTLGTNIVLDLGLDSLERLEIARNLERTFGGRFPEQVLDEIETIGETAIAISRYLPAGADARAEAMLAGNVSGNHQQNSAPATAPVASPTIAVEPESRVEDFAEYRRLKATMEQMKMTGVPNPYFTVHDGIASDTTVVDGTKLISFATYNYLGLSGHPAVSAAAADAVKKYGTSVSASRLVSGEKPIHRQLEQTIADFVGVDNSILMVGGHATNETTIGHLVGEDDLILHDSLSHNSIVQGALLSGARRRPFPHNDFKALDRTLQEVRSQYRRVLIIIEGVYSMDGDFSNLPEFITVKKRHNAMLMVDEAHSFGTMGQTGHGMAEFWNCDARDVDIWMGTLSKSAASCGGYIAGSHALVEYLRYTAPGFVFSVGMPPAQVAAALEALKTLEKEPERVERLRHNSELFLKLCQDAGLDTGVSEKTPVVPVITGNSLVALRLSNRLKGDGINVQPILYPAVDESAARLRFFITSEHTDEQIRLTVERTAKHLADLGYAPQATAQ, via the coding sequence GTGGATTTCCAGCAGTACTTCGGTAACGAGATTCCCCCCACCGACCACTATGTCTCGATTCTCGAGCATTGGGCCGGTCTGAGACCCGATTCAGTCGCGTTCATTTTTACGGACGTCGAAGAATTCGAGGTGAAAATCACGCATGCGCAACTGTGGCGTGAGGTCCGCGCGCTCGCCGGGCACTTGCAAAGCCGCTGTCGAATTCGCCCCGGCGATCGAGTGTTGCTGCTGTATCCGCCCGGCTTAGACTTTATTGTCGGCTTTTTTGCGTGCCACGCAGCCGGCGCCGTCGCCGTGCCGGCGTTCCCGCCGCGTCGGAATCGCAAGGCTTCGCGGATTCGTTCAATCGTCGTTGACGCCGGGGCCAAATGGGCCCTGACGACAAATCTACAAGCCGAGCAAATCGGGGGGAATGATCGCCCGGACGACTTGATGGGCGTCCAAATTCTCGGCACCGACGATCCGGCGTGCCGCAACCTGGATGCGTATCGCCGGCCGACGATCGACGGCGATACCCTTGCGGTGCTGCAATACACCTCTGGCTCGACTGGTTCGCCCAAGGGCGTCATGTTGACGCAACGGAATTTGCTGGCAAACGCCGAACTGATTTGGCACGCTTTCGAACCTCGGGCCAAGTCAATCGGGATCTCTTGGTTGCCGACGTATCACGACATGGGGTTGGTCGGCGGAATCTTGGTTCCTTTGTTCATCGGCTGTAACAACGTGTTGCTCAGCCCGATGACGTTCTTGCAACGTCCTTCCCGGTGGCTGCGGGCGATCTCAAAGTACGGCGGCACGATCACCGGCGGACCGAACTTTGCCTACCAGCTCTGCGTGGACAAAATTTCTGAAAGCGAAATGGAAGGCTTGGACCTCAGTTCGTTACAAATCGCGTTCAACGGTGCCGAGCCGATTCGGGCGGCGACGCTGGACGCCTTCCGCCGCAAGTTCGAACCGTACGGGTTTGACCCCGCGGCAAGTTTGCCGTGTTACGGGATGGCGGAAACGACGCTGATCGTCACCGGTGGACCGACGAACCCGCGGCCGATTCTTGAGTCGTTCGATCGAAGTGAATTGGATCACAAACGCGTCGTTCCACTGAAAGATGGCGACGCGGCGGCACGCAAACTGGTCGGCTGCGGTGAAGTCTTGCCATCGGAAACCGTGCTGATCGTCGATCCGGAAACGCGTGACGTCTTGGCCCCCGATGAGATCGGCGAAATCTGGGTCAGCAGCCCCTCGGTCGGCGCCGGCTACTACGGCCGAAAAGAAGCCACCGAACGAACGTTCCACGCAATGACTTCGGCAGGCGAGGGACCTTACCTGCGAACCGGTGACCTGGGCTTTCTTTATAACGGCCAACTTTACGTGTCCGGCCGTTTGAAGGACATGATTGTCGTTCGCGGCGTCAATCGTTACCCGCAAGATATCGAAGAAACCGTCGAACGGGCGAGCGACGTCGTTCAAGCCGGTGCCGTCGCCGCCTTTGCAATGGATCAGGACGGCCGCGAACAGTTAGCAATTGTCGCCGAAGTCGCGCGGCTGCGAGATATCGACTGGGACTCGCAAATTCAAGCGATCCGTCGTGCCGTGACCGATGAACACGAGCTTCCGCCAGACGCGGTGTTCTTGGTTCGTAACAGCAGCGTTCCGAAAACCAGTAGCGGAAAGATCCAGCGTCACGCGTGCTTGCATGCCGTTCGTGATAACGAGCTTAAGCTCATTGCCAAATGGGTACGCTGGGAAGAATCCTCTGGCGGTTCGTTCGCATCGGCAGATGCCCGTCCGATGATGCAAGCCGCGTCGGCTTCAGCCTCCTCGGTCAGCGAAGCCGACGTGAACCCATTGATCGTCCAAGCGATCCAGTATCACGTTCGATCGGTCGCTGGCGAACGTGCCAAGCAATTGACGCTAGGGACCAACATCGTACTAGATCTCGGACTGGATAGTCTCGAACGACTTGAAATCGCACGCAACTTGGAACGAACGTTCGGCGGTCGATTCCCCGAGCAGGTGCTGGACGAAATCGAAACAATCGGAGAAACCGCGATCGCGATCAGTCGCTACCTGCCTGCCGGTGCGGACGCCCGCGCCGAAGCGATGCTGGCGGGGAATGTCTCCGGCAACCACCAGCAAAATTCCGCTCCGGCTACCGCTCCCGTCGCTTCGCCAACGATCGCCGTCGAACCGGAAAGCCGCGTCGAAGATTTTGCCGAGTACCGTCGTCTGAAAGCCACGATGGAACAGATGAAGATGACGGGTGTTCCCAACCCGTACTTCACCGTCCACGACGGGATCGCATCGGACACCACCGTAGTCGACGGGACCAAGCTCATCAGTTTTGCGACGTACAACTATCTCGGCTTAAGCGGGCACCCGGCAGTCTCCGCCGCGGCCGCCGATGCGGTGAAAAAATACGGGACTAGCGTTTCGGCAAGCCGGCTGGTTTCCGGTGAAAAACCAATCCACCGTCAGCTCGAACAAACCATCGCGGATTTTGTCGGTGTCGATAACTCGATCTTGATGGTCGGTGGACACGCAACGAACGAAACAACGATCGGCCATTTGGTTGGCGAAGATGACTTGATTCTGCACGACTCTTTGTCGCACAACAGCATTGTTCAAGGTGCGCTTTTGTCGGGTGCGCGTCGGCGCCCGTTCCCGCACAACGATTTCAAGGCACTTGATCGAACGTTGCAAGAAGTTCGGTCGCAGTACCGCCGGGTGCTGATCATCATCGAAGGCGTTTACAGCATGGATGGTGACTTCAGCAACCTGCCTGAATTCATCACCGTCAAAAAACGCCACAACGCGATGCTGATGGTCGACGAGGCGCACAGTTTTGGCACGATGGGCCAAACCGGCCATGGGATGGCTGAGTTCTGGAACTGTGACGCTCGGGACGTCGACATTTGGATGGGCACACTCTCCAAGTCGGCCGCTTCTTGCGGCGGCTACATCGCGGGCAGTCACGCACTGGTGGAATACCTGCGATACACCGCGCCCGGGTTTGTCTTCAGCGTTGGAATGCCTCCGGCCCAAGTAGCGGCGGCCTTGGAGGCGCTGAAGACTTTGGAAAAGGAACCCGAACGCGTCGAGCGTTTACGTCATAACAGCGAACTATTTTTGAAACTTTGCCAAGACGCAGGATTGGACACCGGCGTCAGTGAAAAGACACCGGTCGTTCCAGTCATCACGGGCAACTCGCTCGTTGCGTTACGCTTGAGCAATCGTTTGAAAGGTGACGGAATCAACGTCCAGCCAATCCTGTATCCTGCGGTCGATGAATCCGCCGCGCGGCTGCGGTTCTTTATTACCAGCGAGCATACCGACGAACAAATTCGTTTGACGGTCGAGCGGACTGCGAAGCACCTCGCCGATCTCGGTTATGCCCCACAAGCGACCGCTCAATAG
- a CDS encoding DUF116 domain-containing protein: MSTGFSSTETNAGQDSAPTAGNQTTGNKSRRRKTSHLKDVPESLALRESLRDRCEQVADRIDRSVPMTKDELEQVARRTLEEADLPEAYLGWMMVMISSAFWRHELKSIPPERRLFLLPHCLKHAEGCPADYDEFGMNCKECGACSIADFRGIAEEMGYRVLVAEGSPVVLKIIVGGYVDAVVGVACLNVLEKAIDKVLLAGIPCMAVPLLSSDCRNTRVDEPWVDQMIRTPYEPAQQQTRSYVHLMRAAGDLFESERLESVVPRTRGTAPFGDGQLNAAKVAAMDAIEATEHIAYDFLTRGGKHSRPFITMAAYDAMTGGDCTSTAGAEAVKNIPPAVLRSALSIETFHKASLVHDDIEDDDGFRYGQPALHKEFGIPTAINVGDYLVGMGYRLISDRSAMKGADASAQLDVLDCLAAAHTRLGEGQGAELIWRDAADRKLSPLDALKIYALKTSPAFEAALFSGVRLGMQKDGESVSEESVEEYRQAIRTFSRNLGVAFQILNDLGDFAGDDDNKLAAGGDTFGGRPTLLWALALQTLDDDAKARLMHLADPDCGVSNQARLSEVRRLYEQAGVFETAFRLVDKHQERAEAVADSLQPDAFRRLLYFLVDTVLERPEIKTPSVVSLGIVAPTA; this comes from the coding sequence TTGTCGACAGGATTTAGCTCCACCGAAACCAACGCCGGCCAGGATAGCGCGCCGACCGCTGGCAATCAGACAACTGGCAACAAAAGCCGTCGTCGCAAGACCAGTCATTTGAAGGACGTTCCCGAGTCGCTCGCCTTGCGGGAAAGCCTGCGCGATCGCTGCGAACAAGTTGCCGATCGCATCGATCGATCCGTCCCGATGACCAAGGACGAACTCGAACAGGTTGCCCGGCGTACCCTCGAAGAAGCCGACCTGCCCGAAGCCTACTTGGGCTGGATGATGGTGATGATCAGCTCGGCATTCTGGCGCCATGAGCTGAAGTCGATCCCCCCGGAACGACGACTGTTTCTGTTGCCGCATTGTCTAAAACATGCCGAGGGTTGCCCCGCCGACTATGACGAATTCGGCATGAACTGCAAAGAGTGTGGTGCGTGTAGCATCGCAGACTTTCGTGGCATCGCCGAGGAAATGGGCTACCGTGTTTTGGTTGCCGAAGGCTCGCCGGTGGTCCTAAAAATCATCGTCGGTGGCTACGTCGATGCCGTCGTCGGAGTCGCCTGTTTAAATGTGCTTGAAAAGGCGATTGATAAAGTCTTGTTGGCGGGCATTCCCTGCATGGCGGTGCCGCTGCTGAGCAGCGATTGCCGGAACACGCGGGTCGACGAACCATGGGTCGACCAAATGATTCGCACGCCGTATGAACCGGCGCAACAGCAGACTCGCAGTTACGTTCACTTGATGCGTGCCGCGGGGGACTTGTTTGAATCGGAGCGTCTGGAATCAGTCGTCCCACGCACCCGTGGGACCGCGCCGTTCGGCGATGGCCAATTGAATGCCGCCAAGGTAGCCGCAATGGACGCGATCGAAGCGACCGAACACATCGCGTATGACTTCCTGACCCGTGGCGGAAAGCACTCACGACCGTTCATCACAATGGCGGCTTATGACGCGATGACCGGCGGTGATTGCACCAGCACGGCCGGAGCAGAAGCGGTCAAAAACATTCCACCGGCGGTGTTACGATCGGCACTCAGTATCGAAACCTTTCACAAAGCAAGCCTCGTTCACGATGACATCGAAGACGACGACGGCTTCCGCTACGGACAACCGGCGCTGCACAAAGAATTCGGTATCCCGACGGCGATCAACGTTGGCGACTACCTGGTTGGCATGGGCTACCGATTGATCAGTGATCGATCGGCGATGAAGGGGGCCGACGCCTCGGCGCAACTCGACGTACTCGATTGTTTGGCCGCGGCCCACACGCGTCTCGGTGAAGGCCAAGGCGCCGAGCTGATTTGGCGCGACGCCGCGGATCGAAAACTCTCGCCTCTCGACGCACTGAAGATCTACGCCTTGAAGACGTCGCCGGCCTTCGAAGCGGCACTCTTCAGCGGAGTGCGTCTGGGAATGCAAAAGGATGGAGAAAGCGTCAGCGAGGAATCGGTCGAAGAATATCGTCAGGCAATTCGGACGTTCAGTCGAAACCTGGGCGTCGCCTTTCAGATCCTAAACGACCTCGGTGATTTCGCAGGCGATGACGACAATAAGCTCGCCGCCGGTGGAGATACATTCGGCGGTCGGCCCACGCTGCTTTGGGCGCTCGCATTACAAACGCTCGATGACGACGCGAAAGCACGTTTAATGCACTTGGCCGATCCCGACTGTGGTGTCAGCAACCAAGCGAGGCTTTCCGAAGTCCGACGTTTGTACGAACAAGCCGGCGTCTTCGAGACCGCTTTCCGCTTGGTCGACAAGCACCAGGAGCGTGCCGAAGCGGTCGCCGATTCGCTGCAACCAGACGCTTTCAGGCGTTTGCTGTATTTCTTGGTCGACACCGTTTTGGAACGTCCCGAAATCAAAACACCTTCGGTCGTGTCGCTCGGCATTGTCGCCCCGACCGCGTAG